GTGACAAATCGGTTCGTTGGGAAGAACTACCAAATCTTCATTCCGATTTGCAGGATCTGGATCTGATCATACGAAGTCTGATTTCGGAAAAACTTTCTTTTGGAATTCGAGAAATCATTTTTTGTCTTTCTGCGGAACAAGCTCTATCTCTAAAAAAGTCTGGAGACTTTTTAAAACTTATAAAAGATTTCAAACAAGCCGGTTTTACTATTTCATCCGCGGACAAGGATAAAATACTTTCCACAAACGTAGAATCTTCTTCTAAATTTTTTCGTTATCTGGAAAGCCGTTCCAGAAACGCAAACTGTTTGGTTTGGACCGAAGGTCCGGAACTTTCCCAAATCGAATCAAAATATTATGATTTTCTAAATCATTTCCGACAGATACACGGTAACGAATTCGAACCGTTTCGCCCATCCAGGTTTACGATTCGTGTAAAACTACTTTCTATCGTTTCCGCGATCATCACTCTTAGTATGAGTCTGATGATTACGATGGCCACGTATTTTTTTAGGAAATACAGCGAAATTCTCATTCAGGAATACAATCTATCTCTTGCTAGGATGACGGGTATTCAGTTGAGCGGACAATTGAAAGAAACCACACGTAAAATTCAGGATTTTCGTTCCGAAGATTCCGAAAAGTTTTTTAGAACCAATTCCAACGCGGTGGCATATGTACGTTTTAAAAACAAAACCTTAAATTCCACTTTGGAGATCGATTCCCTTTTTTGGAATTCAAAATTCTTAAAGTCTAATTCGGTTGCACCTGATCCTACAAATCTAAAAAAAACGTTGGAAAAATCTTTTTCCCGTTTACCTAATACATTAGAAATATTGAATGTTTCTTCTGAGTTTGGTTTTCCCGCGGTTGCCGTTTTACTTCCAGTGGGAGCCGAAATTTCAGGTTTGGTTTTTTCCGCTTCCGAATTTTTAGGTTCTTTTCTCAGTGTTAGACAAACCGATTTTTTTCAAATGATCGTAGTGGATTCTTCCGGAAACTTGATCGCTCATTCTAACGATAAGGAGGCGGTTTCTGGAAAGGATTATAAAAAACATCCTCTTGTGGAAAATATGTTACGTAGTCCTTCGGACAACGGTTCTCAACGATTCGATTTCGAAGGTAGAGAAGTATTAGGTTCTTATCAACAATTGGAAGTAGGTGGTTTAGGGATTATTTCCACGTTAGACGCTGATATTGCCTTTGAAGCGGTGTATAAGATCAGAAGACAAAATCTTTTGATTATGATTTCTGTTTTGTCGGTTGCGTTTTTTGTAGTGTTCATTTTTTCAAGAACTCTTACGATTCCGATCATTCAACTTCTTTCCGCGACTAAGAAGGTAGAACAAGGGAATTATGCCGTGGATATTCGTGCAACTACACACGACGAAGTGGGAGTTTTAACCAATTCGTTTTTAAGAATGGCGAGAGGATTGGAAGAAAGGGAAAAAATTAAAAATACGTTCGGAAAATTTGTAAATAAAGAGATCGCCGAACGCGCGTTATCTTCCGATTTAAAATTGGGAGGAGAAAATAGGGAAGTTACGGTATTTTTTTCCGATCTTAGAAATTTTACCGGAATGTCTGAAAAGATGAAACCGGAAGAGGTGGTTGAATTCTTAAATCAGTACTTCACTGAAATGGTGGAATGTATTTATCTAACTCAAGGAATTGTGGATAAATTTATAGGCGACGCCGTGATGGCTCACTGGGGAGCTTTGGTCCACGATGGAAATGAGGCTAAAAATTCGATTAACGCCGCTTTGTTGATGAGAAGGGCGTTGATAGAATTTAATCTAAAAGGAAAAGAGATCGGTCGCCCTTTTACTCGTTTTGGTTGTGGTATCAATTCCGGACCGGTGATCGTTGGGCAGATTGGTTCCGAAAAGAAGTTAGAATTTACGGTCATCGGAGATACGGTCAATCTCGCCTCTAGAATCGAATATTTAAATAAGGAATTTGGTACGGACATCTTAATTTCAGAAAGTACGTATCAACAAGCAAAGGATCATTTTAATTTTGTGGAACTTCCGGCCGTTTGGATCCGAGGCAAGGAAAAACCACAGATCGTCTATGCGGTGTTAGGCTGGAAAGAAGATCAGGATTGTCCTAAGTCTTTAGAAGAATTACGAACGTTATGCGGAATTCCGGACCCTGAAAATCCTTCTCGGTCTTTGGCATGAATTTTTATTCTAAATTCAACAAGGAAATTCTTGTAGGGATTCTGTCTCTGCTTGTTTTAGGAGGTTCTTTTTTTCTTTTTTGGAAAGAAGGTGCCGTGGATTTCGGAAAAAGAGAGGCGGTCGGAAACATCACTTTTAAATACAGAACCGCTCAGAGAAAATTTTCGGATCATATGATCTGGCAAGATGTGGAACAAAACTTTCCTATTTTTAATCAGGATTCTGTCAGAACCGACGAACTTTCGGAAGCGATCGTTACTTTAAAATCTGGAACTAAGTTTGAGTTAGATCCTAGATCTATGATCGTGATTCATCTTAAGGAAGAAGAGGAACTTTTAAAACTGGAAGAAGGTTCTGTAAAAATACAAACCGATCATTCCATGAGTTTGATTTCCGGAAAAACCGTTTTAAAGTCCAGCGACGAACACGGTATATTTCGTATAACGCGAAATGATAACGACGTTGTGGAATCCACCAAAGGAAATCTAAGATGGACCGATTCCGAAGGACATATGGGTTTGATCCGGGAAGGAGAATCTGTCAGAGTAGGGAAGGATACAGTTATACCGATCCAGCAAGAATGGAAATTATTGGAGCCCGTGGATAATAATCGGTTTTTTCCGGAAACCGGAGATGCCAAAATTAGGTTTCGTTGGAAATCCGATTCTGGCTTTGTCGGTTTATTAGAAATTTCATTAAACCGAAATTTTAATTCTTTGATTTTTAAAAAGGAAATTAAAGGGGATTTTACGGAGGAAAGTTTTCCGGAAGGGATTTATTATTGGAGACTCGTTTCTTCTGATAGGAAAAAATTTTCCGAAGTTCGTAAATTCAGAATTCTTCCTAATCCTCCCGTGACCTTATTGTTTCCTTTGAAAAATACAACTCTGGAAGGAAGCGCGTTACAATCTTTTCGTTGGAAACCTTCACAGTTGGCTACCGGTTATATTTTAGAAATTTCGCAATCTTCTGATTTTAAATCTGAACTCAAAAAAATTACGGTTTTTAAAACTTCGATTTCTATTCCTTTGTCCGTAGGTAGGTATCATTGGAGAGTAAAAACTTTTTCTAATTTATCAAATATGTCTTCTGTATCCGAAGTTAGATCTTTTTCTATAGAGGATATAAAGTCTATTATAAGTTCTGAAACTATTTCTATTGAAGCAGTTCAA
This genomic window from Leptospira kirschneri serovar Cynopteri str. 3522 CT contains:
- a CDS encoding adenylate/guanylate cyclase domain-containing protein, coding for MLNRWKNKSDKSVRWEELPNLHSDLQDLDLIIRSLISEKLSFGIREIIFCLSAEQALSLKKSGDFLKLIKDFKQAGFTISSADKDKILSTNVESSSKFFRYLESRSRNANCLVWTEGPELSQIESKYYDFLNHFRQIHGNEFEPFRPSRFTIRVKLLSIVSAIITLSMSLMITMATYFFRKYSEILIQEYNLSLARMTGIQLSGQLKETTRKIQDFRSEDSEKFFRTNSNAVAYVRFKNKTLNSTLEIDSLFWNSKFLKSNSVAPDPTNLKKTLEKSFSRLPNTLEILNVSSEFGFPAVAVLLPVGAEISGLVFSASEFLGSFLSVRQTDFFQMIVVDSSGNLIAHSNDKEAVSGKDYKKHPLVENMLRSPSDNGSQRFDFEGREVLGSYQQLEVGGLGIISTLDADIAFEAVYKIRRQNLLIMISVLSVAFFVVFIFSRTLTIPIIQLLSATKKVEQGNYAVDIRATTHDEVGVLTNSFLRMARGLEEREKIKNTFGKFVNKEIAERALSSDLKLGGENREVTVFFSDLRNFTGMSEKMKPEEVVEFLNQYFTEMVECIYLTQGIVDKFIGDAVMAHWGALVHDGNEAKNSINAALLMRRALIEFNLKGKEIGRPFTRFGCGINSGPVIVGQIGSEKKLEFTVIGDTVNLASRIEYLNKEFGTDILISESTYQQAKDHFNFVELPAVWIRGKEKPQIVYAVLGWKEDQDCPKSLEELRTLCGIPDPENPSRSLA